One Gimesia aquarii DNA segment encodes these proteins:
- the accB gene encoding acetyl-CoA carboxylase biotin carboxyl carrier protein, whose translation MAKNEVPKGEPFDLEKLQSLFEMMEKHGLTEVNLKRGDENWKLRRGPQETISMVPAAAMQHQIPQQPIAAPAPAAPSAPQAQPQPQEATPSAESGPVIKSPTVGTFYASPTPDDPAFVSIGSKVNAETIVCIVEAMKVFNQIPAEMNGTITEILVKDGEAVEFGQPLFRVSQG comes from the coding sequence ATGGCAAAAAACGAGGTCCCGAAAGGCGAGCCTTTCGATCTGGAAAAACTTCAATCTCTGTTTGAAATGATGGAAAAACATGGGCTGACTGAAGTCAATCTGAAGCGTGGCGATGAAAACTGGAAACTACGTCGCGGTCCGCAGGAGACAATTTCAATGGTTCCTGCCGCAGCAATGCAACATCAGATTCCTCAACAACCAATTGCGGCGCCCGCACCGGCTGCTCCATCAGCTCCGCAGGCCCAACCTCAGCCACAGGAAGCAACTCCTTCTGCTGAATCAGGACCTGTGATTAAGAGTCCGACCGTGGGAACATTCTATGCATCGCCTACTCCCGATGATCCCGCTTTTGTAAGCATTGGATCAAAGGTAAATGCAGAGACGATTGTCTGTATTGTGGAAGCGATGAAAGTGTTTAATCAAATTCCAGCAGAGATGAATGGGACCATTACTGAGATTTTGGTGAAGGATGGGGAAGCCGTCGAATTCGGCCAGCCTCTATTCCGAGTCTCTCAAGGCTGA
- a CDS encoding GntR family transcriptional regulator has product MLNQQSPPSNTEIPLRKIQKQLISDDVEKQLREAILSGTLAPGAALAEAQVATQLGVSRASVRKAKFQLAGEGLLEFDDRGTAIVRKLTLADAHEILEFRQALELAAIRLACLRLTEEAVAAIEENIRQTEQESDLLKLTHLDIAFHEEIIRAACNSRLMAAWHTLRPQLELWLAGMHRRHSAITAQTSEVTTDGHRLLLAALQSSDPDHAEQVMRQHTSGLQAYFSLDSETEDEFIQTDAEKEGLPC; this is encoded by the coding sequence ATGCTAAATCAACAATCCCCCCCATCAAATACCGAAATCCCCCTTCGCAAGATCCAAAAACAGTTGATTAGCGACGATGTCGAAAAGCAACTGCGAGAGGCGATCTTGTCAGGCACATTAGCGCCAGGAGCGGCATTGGCTGAGGCACAAGTGGCAACACAACTTGGCGTCAGCCGTGCCTCTGTGCGTAAGGCAAAATTCCAATTAGCAGGTGAAGGGCTGCTTGAATTCGACGACCGAGGTACGGCCATTGTTCGGAAGCTGACCCTGGCCGATGCGCATGAAATTCTCGAATTTCGACAAGCACTCGAATTGGCTGCAATCAGATTGGCTTGTCTGCGTCTCACAGAAGAAGCCGTTGCCGCCATTGAAGAGAACATTCGTCAAACCGAGCAAGAGAGCGACTTATTAAAACTGACACATCTCGACATTGCCTTTCATGAAGAGATCATCCGGGCTGCTTGCAATTCCCGTTTGATGGCAGCCTGGCATACACTACGCCCGCAATTGGAGCTATGGCTCGCAGGCATGCATCGTCGACACAGCGCCATCACTGCGCAGACATCTGAAGTAACGACCGATGGTCACCGACTGCTGCTTGCTGCTTTACAATCTAGTGACCCTGACCATGCGGAACAGGTGATGCGCCAGCATACCAGCGGGCTGCAAGCATACTTTTCACTAGACTCGGAAACGGAAGATGAATTCATCCAGACAGACGCTGAGAAAGAAGGGTTGCCATGCTGA
- a CDS encoding PSD1 and planctomycete cytochrome C domain-containing protein: MLNQRRLSFTVLISSLTLVLFFQTCICFATEVRFNEHIRPILAEYCLHCHGPDAGDRQADLRLDRESAAKESAIVPEKPHESELFQRIISKDPDLRMPPTETGKSLSAAQIKLVEQWIQEGAPFQDHWAFEPIKKPKLPQADNRTITDIDRFILVRLKAQGLELSPPINRRQLIRRATFDLIGLPPTWDEVTAFVNDKSPQAFEKVIDRLLDSPQYGERWGRHWLDIARYADTYGGSAIGFKKFPFSYTYRDYVIRALNADIPYNRFVTEQLAADQLGLKENDPALAALGFLTVGMQFRNPHDTIDDQIDVVTRGLLGLTVACARCHDHKYDSIPTDDYYSLYATLGSSRLPQRQPIIGQAPDTKAYRGYQAALSQRQEQHDDMVREQSTIMRGRLRMQVGLYLRELAKQTPEQDLSAVFLSYRTDDLRPLVLNRWRNYLEKLAENDPVFGPWHRLSRLDSKNFRDQCLALIESLSKENGDPAKQPAMQKLTANAPRWNPRVLDSVTRQKPESLLEVADVYGKLFAEVHQQWLKVLTGTSLEASTGAKVVPDEDPRHLTANSPVNRQLRKHLYAPNTPTAMTDEIAMTLLNRPIRDNVRGRKGAIDNLHLTSPGSPPRAMTLREKKLTDEFYVFRRGNPIDRGNPVQARFLSALSAPNSNPFLPGKQRLGLAQSIVDPANPLTRRVIVNWVWQHHFGRGLVRTPDDFGTRGQQPTHPQLLDYLATKFLEEGWSIKKLHRQIMLTAVYQQAAIENSEARIKDPENKLLWRMPRRRLEMEAMRDSMLLVSGELDTQRGGRPFNLLSKPVVPRRSVYAFVNRDIVSSMASTFDGANPNACTAKRPETNVPQQTLFALNSSFIQDRAVALASLKEIVSTKTDEKRVRLLYQRTYSRSPEPQEVELALNYIRSQKEKSKTNPWQRLAHVLLAANEFVFVD, translated from the coding sequence ATGCTGAATCAACGCAGACTGTCATTCACTGTACTCATCAGCTCTTTAACACTGGTCCTCTTCTTTCAGACATGCATCTGTTTTGCTACAGAGGTGCGGTTCAATGAACACATTCGCCCCATTTTGGCCGAATACTGTTTGCACTGTCATGGACCAGATGCCGGTGATCGTCAAGCTGATTTGCGACTGGATAGGGAATCAGCCGCAAAGGAGTCCGCGATCGTCCCAGAGAAGCCTCATGAAAGTGAACTGTTCCAGCGTATAATCTCAAAGGACCCCGACCTGCGTATGCCACCGACTGAGACAGGCAAATCGTTGAGTGCTGCGCAGATCAAACTTGTGGAACAATGGATTCAGGAAGGGGCTCCCTTCCAGGATCACTGGGCGTTTGAGCCCATTAAAAAGCCAAAACTTCCGCAAGCCGACAACAGAACGATCACAGACATTGATCGTTTCATTCTGGTGCGGTTGAAAGCTCAGGGACTGGAATTGTCCCCCCCCATCAACCGACGGCAACTGATTCGCCGCGCCACGTTTGACCTCATAGGACTTCCACCAACATGGGACGAAGTGACAGCCTTCGTGAATGACAAGTCTCCACAGGCGTTTGAAAAAGTTATCGACCGGCTGCTTGACTCTCCCCAATATGGTGAACGATGGGGTCGACACTGGCTCGATATTGCACGATATGCTGATACATACGGCGGAAGCGCCATTGGATTTAAGAAGTTCCCCTTTTCCTATACTTATCGTGACTATGTGATTCGTGCGTTGAACGCAGACATTCCCTATAACCGCTTTGTGACAGAGCAGCTTGCCGCTGACCAGTTAGGCCTGAAAGAAAATGATCCGGCTTTGGCAGCACTCGGGTTTCTGACAGTGGGCATGCAGTTCCGGAACCCGCATGACACAATTGATGATCAGATCGACGTTGTGACACGCGGGCTGCTGGGTCTGACGGTTGCCTGCGCGCGATGTCATGACCACAAATACGATTCGATTCCCACAGACGATTATTATTCGCTCTATGCCACATTGGGCAGCAGTCGTTTGCCACAAAGGCAGCCGATCATTGGTCAGGCACCCGATACGAAAGCATATCGTGGTTACCAAGCTGCACTGTCTCAACGTCAGGAACAGCATGATGATATGGTTCGCGAGCAAAGTACCATTATGCGCGGCCGACTACGAATGCAGGTCGGTCTCTATCTTCGTGAGCTCGCAAAACAAACTCCCGAGCAAGACTTATCGGCGGTTTTTCTCTCATACCGTACCGATGACCTGCGACCACTTGTGTTGAATCGCTGGCGAAACTACCTGGAAAAACTGGCCGAAAATGATCCTGTGTTTGGGCCATGGCATCGGTTATCGCGTCTTGATTCAAAAAACTTCCGTGATCAATGCTTGGCATTGATTGAGTCACTTTCTAAAGAGAATGGGGATCCGGCTAAACAACCGGCCATGCAGAAACTCACTGCGAACGCCCCCCGCTGGAATCCGCGCGTGTTAGATTCTGTTACCAGACAGAAACCAGAGTCTCTGCTCGAAGTTGCCGACGTGTATGGCAAACTCTTCGCTGAGGTACATCAGCAATGGTTAAAAGTATTAACAGGAACTTCGCTTGAAGCAAGCACTGGTGCTAAAGTTGTTCCCGATGAAGATCCTCGTCACCTCACTGCGAACAGTCCGGTCAACCGACAACTAAGAAAACACTTATACGCACCAAATACTCCAACAGCAATGACAGATGAAATTGCAATGACTCTTCTCAATCGACCAATTCGAGACAACGTGAGAGGACGCAAAGGCGCCATTGATAACCTGCATCTGACATCTCCCGGTTCACCGCCGCGAGCAATGACACTCCGTGAGAAAAAACTCACTGACGAGTTTTATGTATTTCGCAGGGGAAATCCTATCGATCGGGGAAATCCGGTTCAGGCACGATTCCTGAGTGCATTATCGGCACCGAATTCTAATCCATTTCTCCCAGGGAAGCAGAGACTCGGACTGGCCCAATCGATAGTAGATCCGGCTAATCCGTTAACGCGACGCGTAATCGTGAATTGGGTCTGGCAACATCATTTTGGCCGTGGCCTCGTACGCACACCCGATGACTTTGGCACGCGCGGTCAGCAACCTACGCACCCTCAACTACTGGATTATCTGGCGACAAAATTTCTGGAAGAGGGCTGGTCAATAAAAAAACTACATCGACAGATCATGCTGACTGCCGTATATCAACAAGCGGCCATTGAAAATAGTGAAGCCCGCATCAAAGACCCCGAAAACAAACTACTCTGGAGAATGCCTCGACGCAGGCTTGAGATGGAAGCCATGCGGGATTCAATGTTACTGGTATCTGGCGAACTCGATACCCAAAGAGGTGGCCGCCCCTTCAACTTGCTCTCCAAACCAGTGGTTCCGCGTCGCAGTGTCTACGCATTCGTAAACCGCGATATTGTATCCAGCATGGCGAGCACCTTCGACGGAGCGAATCCTAATGCGTGTACTGCCAAGCGTCCGGAAACGAACGTTCCTCAGCAAACATTGTTCGCACTGAATTCCAGTTTTATTCAAGACCGTGCTGTGGCGCTCGCCTCTCTAAAGGAAATCGTATCCACAAAAACTGACGAGAAACGAGTACGATTACTCTATCAGCGCACTTACTCCCGATCCCCGGAACCGCAGGAAGTAGAACTCGCACTCAATTACATTCGATCTCAAAAAGAAAAGTCAAAAACCAACCCGTGGCAAAGACTGGCACATGTTTTGCTCGCTGCCAACGAATTTGTTTTCGTGGATTAA